GGTGTCAACTTCTCCGAGGCGACCTGTGGTGCGTGTATCGGAATCGGCCACGTGCCTGCATCCGACTCAGTCAGCTTGCGAACGTTCAACCGCAATTTCGAGGGTCGCTCCGGAATCGAGGACGACTCAGTGTATCTCTGCTCGCCCGAAGTCGCTACTGCAGCGGCACTCAAAGGCGAAATCATCGATCCACGCGATCTTGCGGATGAACTCGGTGATCTCGAAGCCCCCGGTCTCGAGATGCCCGAACAGTACGATGGTTCGACGACCGACCTCATCGCTCCCGACGAGGCAGTCGATGATTCGTTGGTGAAGGGACCAAATATCGGTGACGTGCCACTCAAGGACTCGCTCGAATCCGAGCTTGCTGGCCCAGCACTCCTGAAGATGGATGATAACATCACGACAGACCACATCATCCCGGCCACGCAGGACATCTTGATGTATCGCTCGAACATCCCCAAACTGAGCGAATTCACGCTCTCACGCGTCGACGATTCGTTCGCACAGCGTGCGCTCGATGCGGACGGTGGCTTCCTCGTCGCTGGAGAAAACTATGGCCAAGGATCGTCGCGCGAGCACGCGGCACTCTGCCCGATGTACCTCGGTATCGAGGGCGTTCTCGCACAGAACTTCGCTCGCATCCACAAGGCGAATCTGTTCAACTTCGGACTGCTCCCGCTTGCTATCGACGAAGACGATTACGAGCAGATCGAGCAGGGCGACGACATCGAAATCGTCGACAATGTGGATGAAGCAGTCCGCTCCGGTCAGGAAGCGTTCACCGTCCGTGTGAACGGCGACTGGGAACTCACCGCTACCCTCGATGCGTCCGAGCGCGAGCGTGAGATCCTCGCAGACGGCGGGAAGCTTTCCCACACGCGAAAGCACTACGACCAGAGCACGAGCGACGCGACACCAGCCGACGACTGATCGGCGTTCTTTCATCTGTCTATTCTCTTTTTGCTTCATCGACTCGGGTTTCGACTCGCTCCATGCCGGAGACTCTATCATCCTACGGTACGTATTGGGTGCCGTGACTACGTCCGTACCGGGGAACGATTTCGCTGTTCGTCAAGCGACACGGGCGGATCTGCTCGATGTCTTTCGAATCGAGCACGCCTCTTTTGCACAGCCGTGGCCGTTCCAAGCGTTCGAGCGGTTTGTCGGTGGTGAGGGGTTTCTCGTGGCCGAGCAAGGAAGTTTAATAGCGGGATATATCGTCGCTGATTCGGTTCCAAACCACGGTAGCGCACTCGGACACATAAAGGACTTCGCCGTCCATCCAGACTTTCGAGGACAGGGCATTGGCACAAGACTTCTCCAACGGACGCTTTCGGATCTCGGTATGCGGGGCGTCTATTCCGTTAAGCTAGAAGTCAGAGAGAGCAATGATACGGCGATTCGACTCTATCAGCAACACGGATTCACCCACCGACGGACTGTTCCTCGATACTACGAAAATGGCGAAGACGCGCTGATAATGGTTCGAGACTAATAAGCGAAAACGATACTATCTCCCAGTCTCTCCCTTCCCCGAAACAGTTCACTTCTGTCTCAGTTACAGTGTTTCCGACTCAGGGCCACAGTCCACGCGATTCGTGGGCTTCGACGATTCGTTTGAGTCCAACGACGTACGCGGCATCACGCCACGAGATTTCATCTTCACTCTCGTAGGCGTTTATGACGCTCGTCCACGCTGAGAGCATTTCTGCTTCGAGCTCTTCGTTCACGCGTTCGAGCGACCAACCCCGTCGGTTGATGTCTTGGAGCCATTCGAAGTACGAGACAGTGACACCACCCGCGTTGGCGAGGATATCAGGAATGACTGGGACGTCCCGTCGCTCGAAAATCGAATCTGCAGTCGATGTCGTCGGACCGTTCGCTCCTTCGACAATCATCGAGGCGGAAACATCTCCCGCGTTCGATTCTGTGAGCACGTTTCCAACCGCAGCAGGAATGAGGACGTCTACGTCAAGCGTGAGCAATTCTTCGTTTGAGAGCGCTTCGGTACCGGAAAATCCAGTTACGGCAGCGGGTTCCTCGCCGTGTGATTTGATCGCTTCTGTGTCCAGTCCGTCGGGATCGTAGATTGCTCCGTTGACATCACTTGCGGCAACGACATTTGCTCCCCATTCGTCGAGAAGGCGAGCAGCGTTCGCACCAACGCTCCCGAATCCTTGTACAGCGATGGTCGTTTCATCGAGTGGTTGGCTGTAGTATTTACACGCCTCACGTGTGACGATAGCGACGCTTCGACCGGGGGCTTCCTCACGGCCGTAGGAGCCACCGATAACCGGTGGCTTCCCTGTGACGACACCGGGTGTCGTTTCGCCTTCCTGCATGCTGTAGGCGTCCATAAACCACCCCATCGTTTCCGCATCGGTGCCCATATCCGGTGCAGGAATGTCGTGCATCGGCCCAATGACGCTCCGGAGTTCCTGTGCAAACCGGCGAGTCAGCCGTTCTTTCTCGTTTTGACTGAGTAGCTTCGGATTGACGACGACACCACCTTTTGCGCCACCGAACGGAAGGTCCATCACGGCGCATTTCCACGTCATCCACATCGAAAGCCCGACACACTCCTCTTCGTTCACCTCCGGGTGATAGCGGAGTCCGCCCTTGAACGGCCCACGAACCGAGTCGTGTTGGGCACGATATCCCGTGAATACCTCGACAGTACCATCATCTCGCTCTAACGGAAGCGAAACTCGCTCGACTCGCTGTGGATGCTTGAGACGCTCGATTACATTCGGATCGAGGTCGAGAAGTGCAGCCGCACGTTCGAGTTGCCGTCGAGCCGTTACGACCGCAGATTCAGACTCCTCGTTCTCGGCTTGTTCCTGTGAAATTGAGACGCCGGTTGCCATCTTTAAATACCTCCTCTGATTTTGCCGCCGCTACTCGAGTAGCCAGTGCTGTTGGTCCGCGAATTGGTCACCGGTGTCTTGTATCGCAACAAACCGCTCATCCACACCATTGTCGTGTGTTGTGCATGGATGAATATAATATTAATCCATATATGCGATATTAACACATCCAGCAGAATCACGATCTTTTCAGTTTGCTGTCGTATTACGACGCTCTGCATCTTCCACTCGCGCTTTTTGATGGACTGTTCGACGCTGTTATTTCGATCGGTGCTTGTTGTATCTCACAAGGGCTTTCCGCACGGCGGCTGTACAGTGGCCATGGGATACGAGTGCCCTGTCTGTGAGATCCCGCAGGCTGATGGCAGTCACCTCGCGAACCACGTCGCGTTCACTGCGATCATCCATGGTGACGAACACGAGGCGTGGCTCGATGAACGTGTTTCCGGTTGGTCTGATATGGGCCAAGACGAGTTAGCCGACGTACTCACCGAACTATCCGAGGAGACGACGTTTCCACAGGTGTTCGAAGATACAACTACCGGTGGTGAGCATCAACACGACCGCGAACGGTCTGGACAGTTGTTCGATGAACCATCGATGGCCGAACAGGGCGTTGGAAATGGTCGAGAACAACAACTGGACGCCCAGTCCGGAACGTTGGACGTAGAGGCACAGGCCGTTTTGGAAGAGGCTCGACGAATGACCGAATCGAAATTAGAAACTGACGAAGAGTAATCGGTGACGTTTCGAGTTGGTATCGTTCCATTCCTCGATTCTCATCAACCAACACGGTATCAGCCATGCTCAGTACTACACAGCAGAGTCGATCATAGCGCCTGCGATGAACATAACTATCCCTCCCGAGTACCCTCGATCATGCATTCGGTCGGTATCTTCGCCCCTGAAACGGTCGAGGCGGCACACGAGCAATACGACGCACTCGGATTCTCCGCCCAAACCGTCGTTCGTGAGGTTGCAAAGGCGATGTCGTTCGACAGAGACGAGTATCGAGAGCGCGTCACCACTGATGTCGTGATGACCGCGCGCGAGGCCCTTTTCGCGTCATTACTCGAAGTTACAGTTGGCACACGCGAGGAGTTCGACGAGTGGTGTGCTGATCGAAACGACGAGGTCGAACTCGCAGGGAATGAGAACGTCGACCACGTCGTCTGGCATCCGATCCCGTTTGCGGGTGTGATTGTCGCAGCGACGTTTCAAAATGAGGAAACAGCAGCTGTCGGAACGCTCCAACGACAGGCGTTCGGTCGTCACTACCGGAACGCATTCGAAGAACACACCACAGATGAGTGAATTCAACGAGTCCGGTCCCGACTCCAATCACGATCACGATCACGAAACGAGTACAGATACCGACCCCGACGGATGGCAGTTTATCGAGTCTGTCACCGAATACGAAACGGGCTGGTACACTGGCGGTTACGATCGATTCAAACAGCCAGACGGGACAGAAAAGCAGTACTACTGGGCGACA
The nucleotide sequence above comes from Halocatena marina. Encoded proteins:
- the gdhB gene encoding glutamate dehydrogenase GdhB gives rise to the protein MATGVSISQEQAENEESESAVVTARRQLERAAALLDLDPNVIERLKHPQRVERVSLPLERDDGTVEVFTGYRAQHDSVRGPFKGGLRYHPEVNEEECVGLSMWMTWKCAVMDLPFGGAKGGVVVNPKLLSQNEKERLTRRFAQELRSVIGPMHDIPAPDMGTDAETMGWFMDAYSMQEGETTPGVVTGKPPVIGGSYGREEAPGRSVAIVTREACKYYSQPLDETTIAVQGFGSVGANAARLLDEWGANVVAASDVNGAIYDPDGLDTEAIKSHGEEPAAVTGFSGTEALSNEELLTLDVDVLIPAAVGNVLTESNAGDVSASMIVEGANGPTTSTADSIFERRDVPVIPDILANAGGVTVSYFEWLQDINRRGWSLERVNEELEAEMLSAWTSVINAYESEDEISWRDAAYVVGLKRIVEAHESRGLWP
- a CDS encoding DUF5810 domain-containing protein, which gives rise to MGYECPVCEIPQADGSHLANHVAFTAIIHGDEHEAWLDERVSGWSDMGQDELADVLTELSEETTFPQVFEDTTTGGEHQHDRERSGQLFDEPSMAEQGVGNGREQQLDAQSGTLDVEAQAVLEEARRMTESKLETDEE
- the rimI gene encoding ribosomal protein S18-alanine N-acetyltransferase — protein: MTTSVPGNDFAVRQATRADLLDVFRIEHASFAQPWPFQAFERFVGGEGFLVAEQGSLIAGYIVADSVPNHGSALGHIKDFAVHPDFRGQGIGTRLLQRTLSDLGMRGVYSVKLEVRESNDTAIRLYQQHGFTHRRTVPRYYENGEDALIMVRD
- a CDS encoding DUF5809 family protein; translation: MHSVGIFAPETVEAAHEQYDALGFSAQTVVREVAKAMSFDRDEYRERVTTDVVMTAREALFASLLEVTVGTREEFDEWCADRNDEVELAGNENVDHVVWHPIPFAGVIVAATFQNEETAAVGTLQRQAFGRHYRNAFEEHTTDE